One stretch of Burkholderia pyrrocinia DNA includes these proteins:
- a CDS encoding winged helix-turn-helix domain-containing protein, protein MLTLSPAAARALHLAAQGLLTPPRRKATKADVLDTIRRMAQLQIDTIHVVARSPYLVLFSRLGDFSPQWLDEHLAEARLFEYWSHEACFLPIEQFGLMRYKMLDPSGMGWKYAAEWHAQNRDEIERLLARIRDDGPVRSADFVREDGVKGNGWWDRKPEKRHLEVLFTTGDLMVSERRNFQRVYDVRERVLPGWDDTRDLPPREAVLPALLDYTCRALGVVRADWVADYYRLPRRSYRDELERLADAGDLIPVQIDDWKEPAYVHRSLDALLPAAAADTLRSTVTTLLSPFDPVVWDRRRASTLFGFDYTIECYTPGHKRRYGYFCLPVLHRGRLVGRVDAKAHRSLGTFELKAVHVEPGVRFGTGLAADVAKAVKKLAAWHGTPEVAVAHAPPALVQAFART, encoded by the coding sequence ATGCTTACGCTCTCGCCCGCCGCCGCCCGCGCGCTGCATCTCGCCGCACAAGGTCTGCTGACGCCGCCCCGCCGCAAGGCGACCAAGGCCGACGTGCTCGACACGATCCGCCGGATGGCGCAGTTGCAGATCGACACCATTCACGTCGTCGCGCGCAGCCCGTATCTCGTGCTGTTCAGCCGTCTCGGCGATTTCTCGCCGCAGTGGCTCGACGAACATCTCGCCGAGGCGCGCCTGTTCGAATACTGGTCGCACGAAGCGTGTTTCCTGCCGATCGAGCAGTTCGGCCTGATGCGCTACAAGATGCTCGATCCGTCGGGGATGGGCTGGAAATACGCGGCCGAGTGGCACGCGCAGAATCGCGACGAGATCGAGCGGCTGCTCGCGCGGATTCGCGACGACGGCCCGGTGCGATCGGCCGATTTCGTCCGCGAAGATGGCGTGAAGGGCAACGGCTGGTGGGACCGCAAGCCCGAGAAGCGCCACCTGGAAGTGCTGTTCACGACGGGCGACCTGATGGTGTCGGAACGCCGCAATTTCCAGCGCGTGTACGACGTGCGCGAGCGCGTGCTGCCCGGCTGGGACGACACGCGCGACCTGCCGCCGCGCGAAGCCGTGCTGCCCGCGCTGCTCGACTACACGTGCCGCGCGCTCGGCGTCGTGCGCGCGGACTGGGTGGCCGACTACTATCGGCTGCCGCGCCGTTCGTATCGCGACGAGCTGGAACGGCTCGCGGATGCGGGCGACCTGATTCCGGTGCAGATCGACGACTGGAAGGAACCGGCCTACGTGCATCGCTCGCTCGACGCATTGCTGCCGGCCGCCGCGGCCGACACGCTGCGCTCGACGGTCACGACGCTGCTGTCGCCGTTCGATCCCGTCGTATGGGACCGGCGGCGCGCATCGACGCTGTTCGGTTTCGACTACACGATCGAGTGCTATACGCCCGGGCACAAGCGGCGCTACGGCTATTTCTGCCTGCCCGTGCTGCATCGCGGCCGGCTGGTCGGCCGCGTCGACGCGAAAGCGCACCGCTCGCTCGGCACGTTCGAACTGAAGGCCGTGCATGTCGAGCCGGGCGTGCGGTTCGGCACGGGGCTCGCGGCCGACGTCGCGAAGGCCGTGAAGAAGCTCGCGGCGTGGCACGGCACGCCGGAGGTCGCGGTCGCACACGCGCCCCCCGCCCTCGTGCAGGCATTCGCGCGCACCTGA
- a CDS encoding DUF4142 domain-containing protein, with protein sequence MNRFPHISRLALSAAGLLLVAVTATAQTAQPAPAAPAAPAAAAPRIHEADQAFITDGTKTVSTQHDAARIADARTSDSQVKAFAQRVSADDEKIIQAMRAASPRGVDVPANDPDTTVLNSIKSLRGAEFDKAYIEQVALAGQQKTISAFQAEIASGRDTKLKEVARQSLPILQKHYADAQKLAERHHLASAQ encoded by the coding sequence ATGAACCGCTTTCCCCACATCTCGCGCCTTGCCTTGTCTGCCGCCGGCCTGCTTCTCGTCGCCGTGACCGCGACCGCGCAAACCGCGCAACCGGCGCCCGCAGCGCCCGCCGCGCCGGCCGCTGCCGCGCCGCGCATCCACGAAGCCGACCAGGCCTTCATCACGGACGGTACGAAGACCGTGTCGACGCAGCACGACGCGGCACGCATCGCCGATGCGCGCACGTCGGACAGCCAGGTCAAGGCTTTCGCGCAACGTGTGTCGGCCGACGATGAAAAGATCATCCAGGCGATGCGCGCCGCAAGCCCGCGCGGCGTCGACGTGCCGGCCAACGACCCCGACACGACCGTGCTGAACAGCATCAAGAGCCTGCGCGGCGCCGAGTTCGACAAGGCGTATATCGAGCAGGTCGCGCTCGCCGGCCAGCAGAAGACGATCTCGGCTTTCCAGGCCGAAATCGCGTCGGGCCGCGACACGAAGCTGAAGGAAGTCGCACGCCAGTCGCTGCCGATCCTGCAGAAGCACTACGCGGACGCGCAGAAACTCGCGGAGCGTCACCACCTCGCATCGGCGCAGTAA
- a CDS encoding HAD hydrolase-like protein gives MSYRLIAFDFDGTLADSLDSFLAALSEASRLHGFRDATPELRPALRGMSARDIIRALDVPMWKVPRVTIDMRRLMKPRVAQVMLFPGVDETFDALAARGIRIAIATSNTEEIVRDRLGPRASSRVDTFACGIPLFGKARRLRALVREAGVRADEVLYVGDEIRDADAARRAHIAFQGVAWGYTAPDALQAHCATPLLPRLDALLDRV, from the coding sequence ATGTCCTATCGCCTCATCGCATTCGACTTCGACGGCACGCTCGCCGATTCGCTCGACAGCTTTCTCGCGGCGCTGTCGGAAGCGTCGCGCCTGCACGGCTTTCGCGACGCCACGCCCGAGCTGCGCCCGGCGCTGCGCGGCATGTCGGCGCGCGACATCATCCGTGCGCTCGACGTGCCGATGTGGAAAGTGCCGCGCGTGACGATCGACATGCGCCGCCTGATGAAGCCGCGCGTCGCGCAAGTGATGCTGTTTCCCGGCGTCGACGAAACGTTCGACGCGCTCGCCGCGCGCGGCATCCGCATCGCGATCGCCACGTCGAATACCGAGGAAATCGTGCGTGACCGGCTCGGCCCGCGTGCCAGCAGCCGCGTCGACACCTTCGCGTGCGGCATTCCGCTGTTCGGCAAGGCGCGGCGTCTGCGCGCGCTCGTTCGCGAGGCCGGCGTGCGCGCCGACGAAGTGCTGTATGTCGGCGACGAAATCCGCGATGCCGACGCCGCACGACGCGCGCACATCGCATTCCAGGGTGTCGCGTGGGGCTACACCGCACCCGACGCATTGCAGGCGCATTGCGCGACGCCGTTGCTGCCGCGCCTCGATGCACTGCTCGATCGCGTGTGA
- a CDS encoding Txe/YoeB family addiction module toxin encodes MSVRRVLVTSDAWDDYVYWQGQDRKTLKRINQLIREAQRTPFEGIGKPEPLKANLSGFWSRRIDDTNRLVYEADDLQISIVSCRYHYE; translated from the coding sequence ATGAGCGTACGCCGCGTGCTCGTTACTTCCGACGCGTGGGACGACTATGTCTATTGGCAGGGGCAGGATCGCAAGACGCTCAAGCGCATCAACCAGCTCATTCGCGAAGCCCAGCGAACGCCGTTCGAAGGCATCGGCAAACCCGAGCCTTTGAAGGCCAATCTCTCCGGCTTCTGGTCGCGCCGTATCGACGACACGAACCGCCTGGTCTACGAGGCTGACGACCTTCAGATCAGCATCGTGTCCTGTCGCTATCACTACGAGTAG
- the atpC gene encoding ATP synthase F1 subunit epsilon, producing the protein MTTSMRLDILSVEAVLYAGDAHFVVVPGESGELGIYPHHAPLLTRIRPGVVTLVDAPTGEHRRLLVAGGVLEVGRDGVTLIADHALRTPELDDLRAREARHAADDWRRRYAHENRRAFDFASARAELMDEIRRFFTMALRQQASHDNPGGAG; encoded by the coding sequence ATGACGACGTCGATGAGGCTCGACATCCTGAGCGTGGAAGCGGTGCTGTATGCCGGCGACGCACATTTCGTCGTCGTCCCGGGCGAAAGCGGGGAACTGGGGATCTATCCGCACCACGCGCCGCTGCTCACGCGGATCCGGCCCGGCGTCGTGACGCTCGTCGACGCGCCGACCGGCGAGCATCGTCGCCTGCTCGTCGCGGGCGGCGTGCTGGAGGTCGGCCGCGACGGCGTGACGCTGATCGCCGATCACGCGCTGCGCACGCCCGAACTCGACGATCTGCGCGCACGCGAGGCGCGGCATGCGGCCGACGACTGGCGCCGGCGCTACGCGCACGAAAACCGGCGCGCGTTCGATTTCGCGTCGGCCCGCGCGGAACTGATGGATGAAATCCGGCGCTTCTTCACGATGGCGCTGCGGCAACAGGCGTCGCACGACAACCCGGGCGGCGCAGGCTAG
- a CDS encoding MFS transporter — MSPVFLAPLIVACALFMESVDANIIVTALPAMARDFGHNPVTLNVAITAYVVGLGVFIPICGWLADRFSARSVFRTAIGIFVVGSLMCAASSSLGVLTFARFIQGVGGAMMVPVGRIIIFRAVPRSDLVRAMNYLAIPALFGPTVGPLVGGFITTYLHWRMIFFINVPIGIYGIYLASKHIANTHEPDPGPLDWFGFLLSASGAALLLMGLTLLDGSLTSRSNAIVMCVAGTVLLALYVPYARRKERPVLDLSFLKIPTYHASVVGGSLFRIGLGAVPFLLPLALQEGLGMSAFHSGLITCASALGGAMSRSTATHTLRRFGFRTVLIYNAAFAGLAIAAYGVFHPGMATWAIWLIVLVGGIFPALQFTSLNSMIYADISPRDAGRATSLGSVVQQMSLGLGVTVAGIVLHVSHWLQGHQTMVWSDFWPAFVVVGLCSFASIPITRRLPPGAGDEVARGKRQ, encoded by the coding sequence ATGTCGCCCGTCTTTCTAGCACCGCTCATCGTTGCCTGTGCGTTGTTCATGGAAAGCGTCGACGCGAACATCATCGTCACCGCGCTGCCCGCGATGGCGAGGGACTTCGGGCACAACCCCGTCACGCTGAACGTTGCGATCACGGCCTACGTGGTCGGGCTCGGCGTGTTCATCCCGATCTGCGGCTGGCTCGCCGACCGCTTCAGCGCACGTTCCGTCTTCCGTACGGCAATCGGCATCTTCGTCGTCGGCTCGCTGATGTGCGCGGCCTCCAGTTCCCTCGGCGTGCTCACGTTCGCACGCTTCATCCAAGGCGTCGGCGGCGCGATGATGGTGCCCGTCGGCCGCATCATCATCTTCCGCGCGGTGCCGCGCTCGGATCTCGTGCGCGCGATGAACTACCTCGCGATTCCCGCGCTGTTCGGGCCCACGGTCGGGCCGCTCGTCGGCGGCTTCATCACGACCTACCTGCACTGGCGGATGATCTTCTTCATCAACGTGCCGATCGGCATCTACGGGATCTATCTCGCGAGCAAGCACATCGCGAACACGCACGAGCCCGATCCGGGTCCGCTCGACTGGTTCGGCTTCCTGCTGTCGGCAAGCGGCGCCGCATTGCTGCTGATGGGCCTCACGCTGCTCGACGGCTCGCTCACCTCGCGCTCGAACGCGATCGTGATGTGCGTGGCCGGCACCGTGCTGCTCGCGCTCTACGTGCCGTACGCGCGCCGCAAGGAGCGCCCGGTGCTCGACCTCAGTTTCCTGAAGATCCCGACCTACCACGCGAGCGTCGTCGGCGGGTCGCTGTTCCGCATCGGCCTCGGCGCGGTGCCGTTCCTGCTGCCGCTCGCGCTGCAGGAAGGGCTCGGCATGAGCGCGTTCCATTCGGGGCTCATCACGTGCGCGTCCGCGCTCGGCGGCGCGATGAGCCGCTCGACGGCCACGCACACGCTGCGCCGCTTCGGCTTTCGCACGGTGCTGATCTACAACGCGGCATTCGCGGGGCTCGCGATCGCCGCGTACGGTGTATTCCATCCCGGCATGGCGACCTGGGCGATCTGGCTGATCGTGCTCGTCGGCGGCATCTTCCCCGCGCTGCAGTTCACGAGCCTGAACTCGATGATCTACGCGGACATCTCGCCGCGCGACGCGGGCCGTGCCACGAGCCTCGGCAGCGTCGTGCAGCAGATGTCGCTCGGGCTCGGCGTGACGGTGGCCGGCATCGTGCTGCACGTGTCGCACTGGCTGCAGGGCCACCAGACGATGGTCTGGTCGGATTTCTGGCCCGCGTTCGTCGTGGTCGGGCTGTGCTCGTTCGCGTCGATTCCGATCACGCGGCGGCTGCCTCCCGGCGCCGGCGACGAAGTCGCGCGCGGCAAGCGGCAATAA
- a CDS encoding DUF1653 domain-containing protein — MTEQEAEQLATHRHYKGGLYRYIGVARHSETEESVVVYEHLWPHARGLWVRPEAMFNGNLEDGTPRFRKLRD; from the coding sequence ATGACCGAACAGGAAGCCGAACAACTCGCGACGCATCGCCACTACAAGGGTGGTTTGTACCGTTATATCGGCGTCGCCCGCCATTCCGAAACCGAGGAATCGGTGGTCGTGTACGAGCATCTGTGGCCGCATGCGCGCGGCCTGTGGGTGCGGCCGGAAGCGATGTTCAACGGCAATCTCGAAGACGGCACGCCGCGTTTTCGCAAGCTGCGCGACTGA
- a CDS encoding GNAT family N-acetyltransferase, which produces MPAATPATLRFSTDKRELDIDAIFDFLHRDAYWSQGIPRDVVERAIEGSLCFGAYVGDRLVGFARLVTDHATFAYLCDVFVLPAERGNGYGRALIDHVFAQEMVQRLRRIMLVTTDAHELYRPVGFGPSANPERLMEIRRPDIYTKR; this is translated from the coding sequence GTGCCCGCAGCCACCCCCGCCACGCTGAGATTTTCCACCGACAAGCGCGAACTCGACATCGACGCGATCTTCGACTTCCTGCATCGCGATGCATACTGGTCGCAGGGCATTCCGCGCGACGTGGTCGAGCGTGCGATCGAGGGTTCGCTGTGTTTCGGTGCGTATGTCGGCGACCGGCTTGTCGGGTTCGCGCGGCTCGTCACCGATCACGCGACGTTCGCGTATCTGTGCGACGTGTTCGTGCTGCCGGCCGAACGCGGCAACGGCTACGGCCGCGCGCTTATCGATCACGTATTCGCGCAGGAGATGGTGCAGCGCCTGCGTCGCATCATGCTCGTGACGACCGACGCGCACGAACTGTACCGGCCGGTCGGCTTCGGGCCGTCCGCGAATCCCGAGCGGCTGATGGAGATCCGCCGTCCCGACATCTATACGAAACGCTGA
- a CDS encoding type II toxin-antitoxin system Phd/YefM family antitoxin, whose protein sequence is MRTIHFSDARGNLKTVIDQVVDDADVTLITRRDAPNAVIMSQDYYDSLMETVHLLRSPANVAHLERSIAQLRKGKAKVHKLAEDGE, encoded by the coding sequence ATGCGCACGATTCATTTTTCGGATGCCCGCGGCAATCTGAAGACCGTCATCGACCAGGTTGTCGACGATGCGGACGTGACGCTCATCACGCGCCGCGATGCACCGAACGCCGTCATCATGTCGCAGGACTACTACGACAGCCTGATGGAGACGGTTCACTTGCTGCGCTCGCCGGCCAACGTCGCCCATCTCGAACGTTCGATCGCGCAACTGCGCAAGGGCAAGGCGAAAGTACACAAGCTCGCCGAGGATGGTGAATGA
- a CDS encoding phosphate acetyltransferase yields the protein MTDFRQHQKYDALIARCRSLRPVTVAVAHPCDEVSLRAAVAAARAGIVVPILVGPTARITALAATLGVDLSGYRLVDAPHSHASAARAVELVRAGDAQALMKGSLHTDELLEEVVRADTGLRTGRRLSHVFIMDVPTYHKPLFITDAAVNIRPTLEQKADIVQNAIDLAHALGIGQPKVAILSAIETVSSKLPSTLDAAALCKMAERGQITGALLDGPLALDNAISPEAARLKHLGSAVAGDADILLAPDLEAGNMLAKELTFLANADAAGIVLGARVPVILTSRADSERTRLASCAVAALVAEAARTTAALAAAPAVAADAH from the coding sequence ATGACCGATTTCCGCCAGCACCAGAAGTACGACGCGCTGATTGCGCGTTGCCGCTCGCTACGCCCGGTGACGGTCGCGGTTGCGCATCCTTGCGACGAGGTATCGCTGCGCGCGGCCGTCGCCGCCGCTCGGGCCGGTATCGTCGTGCCCATCCTGGTCGGACCGACGGCGCGCATCACGGCGCTTGCCGCGACGCTCGGCGTCGACCTGTCCGGCTACCGGCTCGTCGATGCGCCGCACAGCCACGCGTCGGCCGCGCGCGCCGTCGAGCTGGTGCGCGCGGGCGACGCGCAGGCGCTGATGAAGGGCAGCCTGCACACCGACGAGTTGCTGGAGGAGGTGGTGCGCGCCGATACGGGGCTGCGCACCGGGCGGCGCCTGAGCCACGTGTTCATCATGGACGTGCCGACTTACCACAAGCCGTTGTTCATCACCGACGCGGCGGTCAACATCCGTCCGACGCTCGAGCAGAAGGCCGACATCGTGCAAAACGCGATCGATCTCGCGCACGCGCTCGGCATCGGTCAGCCGAAGGTCGCGATCCTGTCGGCGATCGAGACGGTCAGCTCGAAGCTGCCGTCGACGCTCGACGCGGCCGCGCTGTGCAAGATGGCCGAGCGCGGCCAGATCACCGGCGCGCTGCTCGACGGGCCGCTCGCGCTCGACAATGCGATCAGCCCCGAAGCCGCGCGGCTCAAGCATCTCGGTTCGGCGGTCGCGGGCGACGCGGACATCCTTCTCGCGCCCGACCTCGAGGCGGGCAACATGCTCGCGAAGGAGCTGACGTTCCTGGCGAACGCCGATGCAGCCGGCATCGTGCTCGGCGCGCGCGTGCCGGTGATCCTGACGAGTCGCGCGGACAGCGAACGCACGCGCCTGGCGAGCTGCGCGGTCGCGGCGCTCGTCGCGGAGGCGGCGCGCACCACGGCGGCGCTCGCTGCCGCGCCGGCCGTTGCGGCCGACGCACACTGA
- the fabI gene encoding enoyl-ACP reductase FabI, with protein MTLRHKRGLVVGIANEQSIAWGCARAFCRAGATLAVTWQSEKTLPHVEPLFAQLDAPIRMPLDVGRPDQMAAVFDAIAMQWGAIDFVLHSVAYAPKADLQGRVVDSSPEGFSLAMDTSCHSFIRMARLAEPLMTQGGSLMAMSYLGAEQVVANYGVMGPVKAALESSVRYLAAELGGTGIRVNAISPGALPTRAASGLPDFDRLLDDTARRAPLHHALDIDDVGAFCAFLASDGARAITGGTHYIDAGMHMLG; from the coding sequence ATGACGTTGCGACACAAGCGGGGGCTCGTCGTCGGCATCGCGAACGAGCAGAGCATCGCGTGGGGATGCGCGCGTGCGTTTTGCCGGGCGGGCGCCACGCTCGCGGTGACCTGGCAGTCGGAGAAGACCTTGCCGCACGTCGAGCCGCTGTTCGCGCAACTCGACGCGCCGATCCGGATGCCGCTCGACGTCGGGCGGCCCGACCAGATGGCGGCGGTGTTCGACGCGATCGCGATGCAATGGGGCGCGATCGACTTCGTGCTGCATTCGGTTGCGTATGCACCGAAGGCCGATCTCCAAGGCCGCGTCGTCGACAGCTCGCCGGAAGGCTTCTCGTTGGCGATGGATACCTCGTGCCATTCGTTCATCCGGATGGCGAGGCTTGCCGAGCCGCTGATGACGCAGGGCGGGAGCCTGATGGCGATGAGCTATCTCGGCGCGGAGCAGGTCGTCGCGAACTACGGGGTGATGGGGCCGGTCAAGGCCGCGCTCGAATCGAGCGTGCGGTACCTGGCGGCCGAACTCGGCGGCACGGGCATTCGCGTCAACGCGATTTCGCCGGGCGCGCTGCCGACGCGCGCGGCATCGGGCCTGCCGGACTTCGACCGCCTGCTCGACGACACCGCGCGCCGGGCGCCGCTGCATCACGCGCTGGACATCGACGACGTCGGCGCATTCTGCGCGTTCCTTGCGAGCGACGGCGCACGGGCGATCACGGGCGGCACGCACTATATCGACGCCGGCATGCACATGCTCGGCTAG
- a CDS encoding alpha/beta fold hydrolase, with product MTARDTSSPAVSAPALPMFWPMAAATAMFAAGSEIAARNLRFLAEEEKLHFEVHPALASTNRPLLELRTMTFRDYSAAPAHGLPTIVDAPYAGHSAMIADYQPGQSLMQTLREHGVTRLYLTDWRSATEDMKDLEIDQYLAELNVCVDELGGRVNLVGLCQGGWMSAMYAARFPHKVASLVLAGSPIDTDAGDGPIKRMVHTYPTSFYEELVAMGGGLMRGRFMLRGWKNMHPDQHYLAEHVDLYEHLDDPEYLRKREVFANWYESPIDLPGRWYLQAIVQIFKENRLAKGTFVALGRTLDLKDVACPAYLLAGEADDITTPEQVFGARDRLGTPASRIESRLVPGGHIGLFMGSRTLKTVWPDIARWIAAQR from the coding sequence ATGACAGCACGCGACACGTCTTCCCCTGCCGTCAGCGCCCCCGCGCTGCCGATGTTCTGGCCGATGGCCGCCGCCACGGCGATGTTCGCGGCCGGCTCCGAGATCGCCGCGCGCAATCTCCGCTTCCTCGCGGAAGAGGAGAAGCTGCATTTCGAAGTGCATCCTGCGCTGGCATCGACGAACCGGCCGTTGCTGGAGCTGCGGACGATGACGTTTCGCGATTATTCGGCCGCGCCGGCGCACGGGCTGCCGACGATCGTCGATGCGCCGTACGCGGGGCACAGCGCGATGATCGCCGACTACCAGCCGGGGCAGAGCCTGATGCAGACGCTGCGCGAGCACGGCGTGACGCGCCTGTACCTGACCGATTGGCGCTCGGCCACCGAGGACATGAAGGACCTCGAGATCGACCAGTATCTGGCCGAGCTGAACGTGTGCGTCGACGAGCTCGGCGGCCGCGTGAATCTCGTCGGGCTGTGCCAGGGCGGCTGGATGTCCGCGATGTACGCGGCGCGTTTCCCGCACAAGGTCGCGAGCCTCGTGCTGGCTGGCTCGCCGATCGACACCGACGCGGGCGACGGCCCGATCAAGCGGATGGTGCACACGTATCCGACGTCGTTCTACGAGGAGCTCGTGGCGATGGGCGGCGGGCTGATGCGCGGGCGCTTCATGCTGCGCGGCTGGAAGAACATGCATCCCGACCAGCACTATCTTGCCGAGCACGTCGACCTGTACGAGCATCTCGACGATCCCGAATACCTGCGCAAGCGCGAGGTATTCGCGAACTGGTACGAAAGCCCGATCGACCTGCCGGGACGCTGGTACCTGCAGGCGATCGTGCAGATCTTCAAGGAGAACCGGCTCGCGAAGGGCACGTTCGTCGCGCTCGGGCGCACGCTCGACCTGAAGGACGTCGCGTGCCCGGCCTATCTGCTCGCCGGCGAGGCCGACGACATCACGACGCCGGAGCAGGTGTTCGGGGCGCGCGACCGGCTCGGGACGCCCGCGTCGCGGATCGAGAGCCGGCTCGTGCCGGGCGGCCATATCGGCCTGTTCATGGGGTCGCGCACGCTGAAGACGGTGTGGCCGGACATCGCGCGCTGGATCGCGGCGCAGCGCTAG
- the atpG gene encoding ATP synthase F1 subunit gamma encodes MHIREIRSKIASTSSTRTITKAMEMMARTKMANAQRRAREFRPYAARIGAMAERVLRDRPDHVSALMARRDPVRRVGLIVVSTDRGLCGPLNARLLVACVDALERWDRAGVACELSVIGARGIAPLMRHGATITARASGLAAEPHFDQLLGALLVPLTAFVNGELDEVHVAYNRLTSPLAYEPRIDAMLPIAKIDTGAPADGAAASDYLYEPAPKPVVDTLLLRYVEATLYQAVVENYACEQCARMFSMQTATDNADRVLRELRHLYQKTRQAQITTELCEIVAGAAAV; translated from the coding sequence ATGCACATACGCGAAATCCGCTCGAAGATCGCCAGTACGTCGTCCACGCGCACGATCACCAAGGCGATGGAAATGATGGCGCGCACCAAGATGGCGAACGCGCAGCGACGCGCCCGCGAGTTCCGCCCGTATGCGGCGCGCATCGGGGCGATGGCCGAACGCGTGCTGCGCGACCGGCCCGACCACGTGTCGGCGCTGATGGCGCGACGCGATCCCGTACGCCGCGTCGGCCTGATCGTCGTCAGCACCGATCGCGGGCTGTGCGGCCCGCTCAATGCGCGGTTGCTCGTCGCATGCGTGGATGCGCTCGAACGCTGGGACCGGGCCGGCGTCGCGTGCGAACTGAGCGTGATCGGTGCGCGCGGCATCGCGCCGCTGATGCGCCACGGCGCAACCATCACGGCGCGCGCGAGCGGCCTGGCCGCCGAGCCGCACTTCGACCAGTTGCTCGGCGCGCTGCTCGTGCCGCTGACCGCGTTCGTCAACGGCGAGCTCGACGAAGTGCACGTCGCCTACAACCGGCTGACGAGCCCGCTCGCGTACGAGCCGCGTATCGATGCGATGCTGCCGATCGCGAAGATCGACACCGGCGCGCCGGCCGACGGCGCGGCGGCATCCGACTATCTTTACGAGCCCGCGCCCAAACCGGTCGTGGATACCTTGCTGCTGCGCTACGTCGAGGCAACGCTCTATCAGGCGGTCGTCGAAAACTATGCGTGCGAACAATGCGCGCGGATGTTCAGCATGCAGACCGCGACGGACAACGCCGACCGCGTGCTGCGCGAACTGCGGCACCTGTACCAGAAGACGCGGCAGGCGCAGATCACCACCGAGCTGTGCGAAATCGTCGCCGGCGCGGCGGCGGTCTGA
- a CDS encoding acetate/propionate family kinase has protein sequence MRHPVLVLNAGSSSLKFSVYDTREDRSLDAGLHGQVENLHGTPHLFVSDAHGATLADSPVARPGHQGAIEALHAWFAAHVGREAAFDGVGHRVVHGGPYFTAPVRIDTRVLDAIASLSPLAPLHQPHHVDAIRAVAAVAPNLPQVACFDTAFHSTMPALEREFALPRALTEQGIVRYGFHGLSYEYITTALPALDPSWAQRRTVVAHLGNGASLCALANGRSVATTMGFTAVDGLPMGTRTGALDPGVILYLQRHEGRSLDEVEHLIYTESGLLGVSGVSSDMRTLLASDAPSAAHAVELFAYRAARELAALAGVLGGLDMLVFTAGIGEHAPRVRERICSRAAWLGIALDDAANAAGLPVISSDASRVTVRVIPTDENLMIARHTRRVLDDAIPSTPYPTR, from the coding sequence ATGCGACATCCCGTTCTGGTACTCAATGCCGGCTCGTCGAGCCTCAAGTTCTCGGTCTACGACACGCGCGAGGATCGCTCGCTCGATGCGGGCCTGCACGGGCAGGTCGAGAACCTGCATGGCACCCCGCATCTGTTCGTGTCCGACGCGCACGGCGCGACGCTCGCCGACAGCCCCGTCGCGCGGCCGGGGCACCAAGGTGCGATCGAAGCGCTGCACGCGTGGTTCGCAGCTCACGTCGGGCGGGAGGCCGCGTTCGACGGCGTCGGGCACCGGGTCGTGCACGGCGGCCCGTATTTCACCGCGCCGGTGCGGATCGACACGCGCGTGCTCGATGCAATAGCGTCGCTTTCGCCGCTCGCGCCGCTGCACCAGCCGCATCACGTCGACGCGATCCGCGCGGTCGCCGCGGTCGCGCCGAACCTGCCGCAGGTCGCGTGCTTCGACACGGCGTTCCATTCGACGATGCCGGCGCTCGAACGGGAGTTCGCGTTGCCGCGCGCGCTGACCGAACAGGGGATCGTGCGCTACGGTTTCCACGGGCTGTCGTACGAATACATCACGACGGCACTCCCGGCGCTCGATCCGTCTTGGGCGCAGCGCCGGACCGTCGTCGCGCACCTCGGCAACGGCGCGAGCCTGTGCGCGCTCGCGAACGGCCGCAGCGTGGCGACGACGATGGGGTTCACGGCCGTGGACGGGCTGCCGATGGGCACGCGCACAGGCGCGCTGGACCCGGGCGTGATCCTTTACCTGCAGCGTCACGAGGGCCGGTCGCTCGACGAGGTCGAGCATCTGATCTATACGGAATCGGGTTTGCTCGGCGTGTCCGGCGTATCGAGCGACATGCGCACGCTGCTCGCGAGCGACGCGCCGTCGGCCGCACACGCGGTCGAGCTGTTCGCGTACCGCGCGGCTCGCGAACTCGCCGCGCTGGCCGGCGTGCTCGGCGGTCTCGACATGCTCGTGTTCACGGCGGGCATCGGCGAGCACGCGCCGCGCGTGCGTGAACGGATCTGCAGCCGCGCGGCGTGGCTCGGCATCGCGCTCGACGACGCGGCGAACGCCGCCGGCCTGCCGGTGATTTCGAGCGACGCGTCGCGCGTGACGGTGCGCGTGATCCCGACCGACGAGAACCTGATGATCGCGCGGCACACGCGCCGCGTGCTGGACGACGCGATCCCTTCCACGCCGTATCCGACCCGGTGA